One Corynebacterium yudongzhengii DNA window includes the following coding sequences:
- a CDS encoding MFS transporter, protein MAQSVLSRQEIEKLDSIWKAPGFTPTLVAVASAFGAWSLLLPVVPLAVIESGGSSTLAGASTGIFMLATVLTQIVTPWMLRTFGYNPVMVVSAFMLGVPALGHLLGDDAWIVLLFSALRGVGFGAITVAESALIAELVPVRFLGKATGMLGVFIGLSQMVFLAAGVFMADLAGFGSVYITAAIVALIGAAMCLRIPRIKAASVRDQTPDPHEPPRASMWKLVLVPALALTTLSMSFGAVSSFLPAAVRELDPATGAIIGGFMLSFIGGASMVARYVAGIIADRRGEPGSLMVYSQLTGLVGVGLMAATLYFELSVWLLVIAALLFGASFGAVQNESLLSMFHRLPRSRVSEASAVWNIFYDSGTGLGSVVYGALVTGTMFAGAFGAGAAVIAVGIAMTVADLILGRNRVTEFDNIRTRLQRVRTSAARRVPRRLGVRQGAARRVAKSKRKRTRLHEQKFPPHTPRDDDRA, encoded by the coding sequence GTGGCGCAATCGGTACTTTCCAGGCAAGAGATCGAAAAGCTCGACAGCATCTGGAAGGCCCCCGGTTTCACCCCCACCCTCGTCGCCGTCGCCTCCGCGTTCGGCGCCTGGTCGCTGCTTCTGCCCGTCGTGCCGCTGGCGGTGATTGAGTCGGGCGGCTCGTCCACCCTGGCCGGAGCGTCGACCGGCATCTTCATGCTGGCGACGGTGCTCACGCAGATCGTCACGCCCTGGATGCTGCGCACCTTCGGCTATAACCCCGTCATGGTGGTCTCGGCGTTCATGCTCGGCGTGCCGGCGCTCGGCCACCTGCTGGGCGACGACGCCTGGATCGTGCTGTTGTTCTCCGCCCTGCGCGGCGTCGGCTTCGGCGCGATCACCGTCGCGGAATCCGCGCTCATCGCGGAGCTGGTGCCCGTGCGTTTTCTGGGTAAGGCCACCGGCATGCTCGGCGTGTTCATCGGCTTGTCCCAGATGGTCTTCCTGGCCGCCGGCGTGTTCATGGCGGACCTCGCCGGCTTCGGCAGCGTCTACATCACCGCCGCGATCGTCGCGCTCATCGGGGCGGCGATGTGCCTGCGCATCCCGCGGATTAAGGCGGCCTCCGTGCGCGATCAGACGCCGGATCCGCACGAGCCGCCGCGGGCGTCGATGTGGAAGCTGGTCCTCGTCCCGGCGCTCGCTCTGACCACGCTGTCGATGAGCTTCGGCGCCGTCTCGTCCTTCCTGCCGGCCGCCGTGCGCGAGCTCGACCCCGCCACCGGCGCGATCATCGGCGGGTTCATGCTCTCGTTCATCGGCGGCGCCTCCATGGTCGCCCGCTACGTGGCCGGTATCATCGCCGACCGCCGCGGCGAGCCCGGCTCTCTCATGGTCTACTCCCAGCTCACCGGCTTGGTCGGCGTCGGTCTGATGGCCGCGACGCTCTACTTCGAGCTGTCGGTGTGGCTGCTCGTGATCGCGGCGCTGCTCTTCGGCGCGTCCTTCGGCGCGGTCCAGAACGAGTCCCTGCTGTCCATGTTCCACCGCCTGCCGCGCTCGCGCGTCTCGGAGGCCTCTGCCGTGTGGAACATCTTCTACGACTCCGGCACCGGCCTCGGCTCCGTCGTCTACGGCGCGCTGGTCACCGGAACCATGTTCGCCGGGGCCTTCGGGGCGGGCGCGGCGGTGATCGCGGTCGGCATCGCCATGACCGTGGCCGATCTCATCCTCGGCCGCAACCGCGTCACCGAGTTCGACAACATCCGCACCCGCCTGCAGCGCGTGCGCACCAGTGCCGCCCGCCGGGTACCGCGTCGTCTCGGGGTGCGCCAGGGCGCGGCTCGGCGCGTCGCCAAGAGCAAGCGCAAGCGCACCCGTCTGCACGAGCAGAAGTTCCCGCCCCACACCCCGCGTGACGACGACCGCGCGTAA
- a CDS encoding TIGR02234 family membrane protein, protein MSSAVSSTEAIRSRSRRKGRIGALLLGLGALILWIGSRMRWVSVDVNDELSGASQHELVGATWSTESMAVALVLLVAMIAGLALRRLGRRLSGIIGALAAVGVSLTPVRLLTAGADPERAHNLLLTGAASQRADAPVSIAEWAEVTATSVQAAGPVVALIGAAVAVFGAVLLATQPGADGAKMNKYERAAARREKLAEDLENSPDSGRVMWDALDDDIDPTDTSADRR, encoded by the coding sequence ATGAGTAGCGCTGTCAGCTCGACGGAAGCCATCCGGTCCCGCTCCCGGCGCAAGGGGCGCATCGGCGCCTTGCTGCTGGGCCTCGGCGCGTTGATCCTCTGGATCGGCTCGCGGATGAGGTGGGTGTCCGTCGACGTCAACGACGAGCTCTCCGGCGCCTCCCAGCACGAGCTGGTCGGGGCCACCTGGTCCACGGAGTCGATGGCGGTCGCTTTGGTCCTACTCGTCGCCATGATCGCGGGCCTGGCTTTGCGACGCCTCGGTCGCCGCCTGTCCGGCATCATCGGGGCCCTCGCCGCGGTGGGGGTCAGCCTCACGCCTGTGCGCCTGCTCACCGCCGGAGCCGACCCCGAGCGCGCCCACAACCTGCTATTGACGGGTGCGGCCTCCCAGCGCGCCGACGCCCCGGTGAGCATCGCCGAGTGGGCGGAGGTCACGGCCACCTCGGTGCAGGCGGCCGGCCCGGTGGTGGCGCTGATCGGGGCGGCCGTCGCCGTGTTCGGCGCAGTTTTGCTCGCCACCCAGCCGGGCGCCGACGGCGCGAAGATGAACAAGTACGAACGCGCCGCCGCCCGCCGCGAAAAGCTCGCCGAGGACTTGGAGAATTCTCCGGATTCCGGGCGCGTCATGTGGGACGCGCTTGACGATGACATCGACCCCACCGACACTTCCGCCGACCGCCGTTAA
- a CDS encoding TetR/AcrR family transcriptional regulator, producing the protein MQAAIEILDTYGLNDMTMRRVATQLSVAPGALYWHISNKQELIHAIADDILSPVLGAEARTPKDPQELCETLEELLLAHRDGSELIASALAQPSSSLRADVEKLLATTLKGQGVGDTTAETAARGLLHLLLGAGMQLQMQQQFAETLGEGETEAAGDAVRGDVSAQVELLLRAVSGRH; encoded by the coding sequence GTGCAAGCAGCCATAGAGATCCTCGATACCTACGGCTTAAACGACATGACCATGCGGCGGGTGGCCACCCAGCTCTCTGTGGCCCCCGGCGCGCTCTACTGGCACATCAGCAACAAGCAGGAGCTCATCCACGCGATCGCTGACGACATCCTCTCCCCCGTCCTCGGCGCGGAGGCGCGCACCCCTAAGGACCCGCAGGAGCTGTGCGAGACGCTCGAGGAGTTATTGCTCGCGCATCGCGACGGCTCCGAGCTCATCGCCAGTGCTCTCGCGCAACCGTCCTCGAGCTTGCGCGCGGACGTCGAAAAGCTGCTGGCCACCACACTTAAGGGCCAGGGTGTCGGCGACACCACCGCGGAGACCGCCGCCCGCGGGCTCTTACACCTTCTGCTCGGCGCGGGGATGCAGCTGCAGATGCAGCAACAGTTCGCCGAAACCCTCGGCGAGGGCGAGACAGAAGCCGCCGGCGACGCGGTGCGCGGGGATGTCTCGGCCCAAGTGGAGTTGCTGCTGCGGGCGGTCTCAGGGCGCCACTAG
- the hisI gene encoding phosphoribosyl-AMP cyclohydrolase, producing MADSENPQDYDLDPEVKKRVRFNADGLVPAVVQAAETGEVLMLAWMDEHALAYTLASARGTYYSRSRQEYWIKGLTSGNTQEVTEARLDCDGDTVLMKVHQKGGACHTGDRTCFDADQLFKEGDDE from the coding sequence ATGGCAGACTCCGAGAACCCGCAGGATTATGACCTCGATCCCGAGGTGAAAAAGCGCGTGCGCTTCAACGCCGACGGGCTCGTGCCGGCGGTCGTCCAGGCCGCGGAGACCGGCGAGGTGCTCATGCTCGCCTGGATGGATGAGCACGCGCTGGCCTATACGCTGGCGAGCGCCCGCGGTACCTATTATTCGCGCTCCCGGCAGGAGTACTGGATCAAGGGCTTGACCTCCGGCAACACCCAGGAGGTCACCGAGGCCCGCCTCGATTGCGACGGCGACACCGTGCTTATGAAGGTCCACCAGAAGGGCGGGGCCTGCCACACCGGCGATCGCACCTGCTTTGATGCCGATCAGTTGTTCAAGGAGGGAGACGATGAGTAG
- a CDS encoding indole-3-glycerol phosphate synthase TrpC — MGAPLPVDRVVAGILEDVAARESRTSFQEIKRLSTTGPEPRDAAAAILRSGCGVVAEIKRKIPPTGADVPIDSVGDIASLLEDSGVHMVACQTEKLRFAGSLEDMSAARHAVELPMMCRDIIVDPYQIHEARYYGADMVPLQVELLDQARLISLIDRIESLGMTALAEVRTPEEADRALDAGCRVIGVNAWSINNSRIDRENFAAIVPGLPQDVLRIALGGVRTSHDLLAYAAAGADAVLVGESIMSAADPAGAARTLVATGQHPACPTR; from the coding sequence ATGGGTGCGCCCTTGCCCGTGGATCGGGTAGTCGCGGGCATCCTCGAAGATGTGGCGGCCCGGGAGTCGCGCACATCCTTCCAGGAGATCAAAAGGCTCTCCACAACGGGCCCGGAGCCTAGGGACGCCGCGGCGGCGATCCTGCGCAGCGGCTGCGGCGTCGTCGCCGAAATCAAACGCAAGATCCCCCCGACCGGTGCGGACGTGCCCATCGACTCCGTCGGCGACATCGCATCCTTACTCGAAGACTCCGGGGTGCACATGGTCGCCTGCCAGACCGAGAAGCTGCGCTTCGCCGGCTCGCTGGAGGACATGTCCGCCGCCCGCCACGCCGTCGAGCTGCCGATGATGTGCCGCGACATCATCGTCGATCCCTACCAGATCCACGAGGCCCGCTACTACGGCGCCGACATGGTGCCCTTGCAGGTCGAACTCCTCGACCAGGCCCGCCTCATCTCTTTGATCGACCGCATCGAATCGCTCGGCATGACCGCGCTCGCCGAGGTGCGCACCCCCGAAGAAGCCGACCGAGCCTTAGACGCCGGCTGCCGGGTCATCGGGGTCAACGCGTGGTCGATCAACAACTCGCGCATCGACCGCGAGAACTTCGCCGCCATCGTCCCCGGCCTCCCGCAGGACGTGTTGCGCATCGCCCTCGGTGGGGTGCGCACCTCCCACGACCTTCTGGCGTATGCCGCCGCCGGGGCCGATGCTGTGCTCGTCGGCGAGTCGATCATGAGTGCTGCGGATCCCGCCGGCGCCGCCCGCACGCTGGTGGCCACCGGCCAGCACCCGGCGTGCCCGACGCGCTAG
- the hisF gene encoding imidazole glycerol phosphate synthase subunit HisF, with protein sequence MSLAVRVIPCLDVDEGRVVKGVNFENLRDAGDPVELARRYDGAGADELTFLDVSASKQDRGTMLEVVRRTAEQVFIPLTVGGGVRTVADVDELLRAGADKVSVNTSAIARPELLRELADRFGSQCIVLSVDARRVRADGEPQPSGFEVTTHGGTRSAGLDAIEWARTGERLGVGEILLNSMDGDGTKRGFDIELITAVRKAVNIPIIASGGAGKAEHFPPAIAAGADAVLAASIFHFQEVTIAEAKNALREAGYEVR encoded by the coding sequence ATGTCTCTGGCCGTCCGCGTTATCCCGTGCCTTGACGTCGACGAAGGTCGTGTCGTCAAAGGCGTGAACTTCGAAAACCTCCGCGACGCCGGCGATCCCGTCGAACTGGCCCGCCGCTACGACGGTGCAGGCGCCGACGAACTGACGTTCCTCGACGTCAGCGCCTCGAAACAGGACCGCGGTACGATGCTCGAGGTCGTGCGCCGCACCGCCGAGCAGGTCTTCATCCCTCTGACTGTCGGCGGGGGAGTGCGCACCGTCGCCGACGTGGATGAGCTGCTGCGCGCCGGCGCCGACAAGGTCTCGGTGAACACTTCCGCCATCGCCCGCCCAGAGTTGCTGCGCGAGCTTGCCGACCGTTTCGGTTCCCAGTGCATCGTGCTATCTGTCGACGCCCGCCGCGTCCGGGCCGACGGCGAGCCGCAGCCCAGCGGTTTCGAGGTCACCACCCATGGCGGCACCCGCTCGGCCGGCCTCGATGCGATCGAGTGGGCGCGCACCGGCGAGCGCCTCGGCGTCGGCGAGATCCTGTTGAACTCCATGGACGGCGACGGCACGAAGCGGGGCTTCGATATCGAGCTGATCACCGCGGTACGAAAGGCCGTCAACATCCCGATCATTGCCTCGGGCGGTGCCGGTAAAGCCGAGCACTTCCCGCCGGCGATCGCCGCGGGTGCCGACGCCGTGTTAGCCGCCAGCATCTTCCACTTCCAAGAAGTCACCATCGCCGAGGCGAAAAACGCCCTGCGCGAGGCCGGATACGAGGTGCGCTAG
- a CDS encoding histidinol-phosphate transaminase, whose product MDFRPGTIAAETSLADLPLREELRGKSAYGAPQLQVPIQLNTNENPYPPSAALVEDLVAEIRRLAPTLNRYPERDAIELREELAAYVSTRTGVSVTRDNLWAANGSNEVLQQLLQAFGGPGRAAMGFVPSYSMHPILSAGTQTEFLPVERGADFRIDMKTALAAIAEKRPDIVFVTTPNNPTGDVTSLAELTQIIEAAPGLVIVDEAYAEFSDKPSATTLLKTYPHKLVVSRTMSKAFDFAGGRLGYFVAAPAFVEAVMLVRLPYHLSVLSQAAAIVALRHQDETLATVAKLSEERDRVAAQLHKLGFSYVDSESNFLFFGSFDNPHEIWQRFLDDGVLIRDVGVGGHLRVTIGLPEENDAFLNAAAAIAESLNLTKENES is encoded by the coding sequence GTGGACTTTCGCCCCGGGACCATCGCCGCCGAGACGAGTCTCGCGGACTTGCCGCTGCGCGAGGAGCTGCGTGGCAAGTCCGCCTACGGCGCCCCGCAGCTGCAGGTCCCCATCCAGCTCAACACCAACGAAAACCCGTACCCGCCGTCGGCGGCGCTCGTCGAGGACCTCGTCGCCGAGATCCGCCGGCTCGCCCCGACGCTGAATCGCTACCCGGAGCGCGATGCCATAGAGCTGCGCGAAGAGCTCGCCGCCTACGTGAGCACCCGCACCGGGGTGAGCGTCACCCGCGATAACCTGTGGGCCGCCAACGGCTCCAACGAGGTCCTCCAGCAGCTGTTGCAGGCCTTCGGCGGGCCCGGGCGCGCCGCGATGGGCTTCGTGCCGTCCTATTCGATGCACCCGATCCTCTCAGCCGGCACGCAGACCGAGTTCCTGCCCGTCGAGCGCGGCGCCGATTTCCGCATCGATATGAAGACCGCGCTCGCCGCCATCGCGGAGAAGCGTCCCGACATCGTCTTCGTGACCACCCCGAACAACCCGACCGGGGATGTCACCTCCCTAGCCGAGCTCACCCAGATTATCGAGGCCGCCCCCGGGCTGGTGATCGTCGACGAGGCCTACGCCGAGTTCTCGGACAAACCCTCGGCGACCACGCTGCTTAAGACCTACCCTCACAAGCTGGTGGTCTCGCGGACCATGAGCAAGGCCTTCGACTTTGCCGGCGGCCGGCTCGGCTACTTCGTCGCCGCCCCCGCCTTCGTCGAGGCCGTGATGCTCGTGCGCCTGCCGTACCACCTCTCCGTGCTCTCCCAGGCGGCGGCGATCGTTGCCCTAAGGCATCAGGACGAGACACTGGCGACCGTCGCCAAGCTCTCCGAGGAGCGCGACCGCGTGGCTGCCCAACTGCATAAACTGGGCTTTAGCTATGTCGACAGCGAGTCGAACTTCTTGTTCTTCGGGTCTTTCGACAACCCGCACGAGATCTGGCAGCGCTTCCTCGACGACGGCGTGCTCATCCGCGACGTCGGCGTGGGCGGGCATTTGCGGGTGACCATCGGCCTGCCGGAGGAAAACGACGCTTTTCTCAACGCCGCCGCGGCCATCGCGGAGTCCCTCAACCTCACCAAGGAGAACGAATCATGA
- a CDS encoding inositol monophosphatase family protein, with the protein MDLTRHLAVAETVADEAEAMFVAGLGADPSEFKLPGDFVTHADLEIEATVREMLEEASGIHVYGEEAGGDYDPQAMWIVDPIDGTSNYAAGNPMCAILISLIVDGQPRVAVTSIPLLGRRLTMVDGGPVYVNGRPIEPIADRCELVSQVGFSSVSSPKTSGHSSGYRQEMLSRLASGPLRPRITGSVGVDLALTAQGIFDASVSFSPYVWDNAAGVALVRAAGGVVTDINGDAWHPQATGVVAGTPSAHAEIMGTMAEIDRSSS; encoded by the coding sequence ATGGATCTCACGCGGCACCTGGCGGTGGCCGAGACCGTCGCCGACGAAGCCGAGGCCATGTTCGTCGCCGGGCTCGGCGCGGATCCCAGCGAGTTCAAGCTGCCCGGGGATTTCGTCACGCACGCCGACCTCGAGATCGAGGCGACCGTGCGTGAGATGCTGGAGGAGGCCTCCGGCATTCATGTCTACGGCGAGGAAGCCGGCGGCGACTATGACCCGCAGGCCATGTGGATCGTCGACCCCATCGACGGCACCAGCAACTACGCCGCCGGCAACCCGATGTGCGCGATCCTCATCAGCCTGATCGTCGACGGCCAGCCGCGCGTCGCCGTGACCTCCATCCCGCTGCTCGGGCGGCGCCTTACGATGGTCGACGGCGGGCCCGTTTATGTCAACGGCCGTCCCATCGAGCCGATCGCCGATCGCTGCGAGCTGGTCTCGCAGGTCGGTTTCTCCTCGGTGTCCTCGCCGAAGACCTCGGGGCATTCCAGCGGGTATCGCCAGGAGATGCTCTCGCGCCTGGCGTCCGGTCCGCTGCGCCCCCGGATCACCGGCTCCGTCGGCGTCGATCTCGCGTTGACCGCCCAGGGCATCTTCGATGCCTCGGTGAGCTTCTCGCCGTATGTCTGGGACAACGCCGCGGGTGTCGCCCTGGTGCGTGCGGCCGGGGGAGTGGTCACCGACATCAACGGCGACGCCTGGCACCCCCAGGCCACGGGAGTCGTCGCGGGGACCCCGTCGGCCCACGCGGAGATCATGGGTACGATGGCAGAGATTGACCGTTCTTCCTCATAG
- the hisD gene encoding histidinol dehydrogenase, whose amino-acid sequence MLSVTDLRGQTPSTAQLRRAVPRGGTDVAAVVPKVEPIVHDVRERGVAAALAYGEQFDGIRPPALRVPAEPLAGAVDTLSDAVRAALEESIARIRKVHAEQRPEPHTTTLADGARVTHLFRPVERVGLYVPGGQAVYPSSVLMNVIPAQEAGVDSLVVASPPQEANGGLPHPTILAACHLLGVDEVWAVGGAQAVALMAYGDDEEGLEPVDMITGPGNIFVTAAKRLVNGTVGIDAEAGPSEIAVLADDTADPIEVAYDLISQAEHDQLAASVLITDSEDFARRVDEEITARYTVTRNAERVREALSGQQSGIVLVDDLDAAIAAADAYAAEHLEIHTANASEVARRIRHAGAIFIGRYAPVPLGDYSAGSNHVLPTSGTARFASGLSTFTFLRAVNLIDYDEQALKEISHHVIALADDEDLPAHGEAIRARFENLPTDKEN is encoded by the coding sequence ATGCTCTCCGTCACCGACCTGCGCGGTCAGACCCCGTCGACTGCTCAGCTGCGCCGGGCCGTGCCCCGGGGTGGCACTGACGTCGCCGCCGTCGTGCCGAAGGTGGAACCGATCGTCCACGATGTCCGCGAGAGGGGAGTAGCCGCGGCGCTCGCTTATGGCGAGCAGTTCGACGGCATCCGCCCGCCGGCCCTGCGGGTGCCGGCGGAGCCGTTGGCCGGCGCCGTCGATACGCTCAGCGACGCGGTGCGCGCCGCCTTGGAGGAATCCATCGCGCGCATCCGGAAGGTACACGCGGAGCAGCGCCCCGAGCCGCACACCACCACGCTTGCCGACGGCGCCCGCGTCACCCACCTCTTCCGCCCCGTCGAGCGCGTCGGGTTGTACGTGCCGGGCGGGCAGGCGGTGTACCCGTCGAGCGTGCTCATGAACGTCATCCCCGCCCAGGAGGCGGGCGTGGATTCTCTGGTGGTCGCCTCCCCGCCGCAGGAGGCGAACGGCGGCCTGCCGCACCCGACGATCCTCGCCGCGTGCCACCTGCTCGGCGTCGACGAGGTCTGGGCCGTCGGCGGCGCCCAGGCGGTCGCGCTCATGGCTTATGGCGACGACGAGGAGGGCTTAGAGCCCGTCGACATGATCACCGGGCCCGGCAACATCTTCGTCACCGCGGCGAAGCGCCTGGTCAACGGCACCGTCGGCATTGATGCCGAGGCCGGTCCCAGCGAGATCGCGGTGCTTGCCGACGACACCGCCGACCCCATCGAGGTGGCCTACGACCTCATCAGCCAGGCCGAACACGACCAGCTGGCCGCCAGCGTGCTCATCACCGACTCGGAGGACTTCGCCCGCCGCGTCGATGAAGAGATCACCGCCCGCTACACCGTCACCCGCAACGCCGAGCGCGTCCGCGAGGCCTTAAGCGGCCAGCAGTCCGGCATCGTGCTGGTCGACGACCTCGACGCCGCCATCGCCGCGGCCGACGCCTATGCCGCCGAGCACCTCGAGATCCACACGGCTAATGCCTCCGAAGTCGCCCGCCGCATCCGGCATGCCGGGGCGATCTTCATCGGGCGCTATGCGCCGGTGCCCCTCGGTGACTACAGCGCCGGGTCCAACCACGTGCTGCCCACCTCGGGTACCGCGCGCTTCGCCTCCGGGCTGTCCACCTTCACCTTCCTGCGGGCGGTGAACCTCATCGACTACGACGAGCAGGCGCTCAAAGAGATCTCCCACCACGTCATCGCGCTGGCCGACGACGAGGACCTGCCCGCCCACGGCGAGGCGATCCGCGCCCGCTTCGAGAACCTGCCCACCGACAAGGAGAACTGA
- the hisB gene encoding imidazoleglycerol-phosphate dehydratase HisB: MTERAFGPRIGRASRTTSESDITVEINLDGTGKTEISTGLPFFDHMLTAFGSHGAFDLQVKAVGDTEIDAHHTVEDTAIVLGWALADALGEKKGIRRFGSCLLPMDEALVEGVVDVSGRPYFVMNGEPENMEWQIIGGHYATVINRHFFESLALNARITLHVNVRYGRDPHHVTEAEYKACARALRAATEADPRISGVPSTKGAL, translated from the coding sequence ATGACCGAGCGTGCCTTCGGCCCGCGCATCGGCCGGGCGAGTAGGACCACCTCCGAAAGCGATATCACCGTCGAGATCAACCTCGATGGCACCGGCAAGACCGAGATCTCCACCGGCCTGCCGTTTTTCGATCACATGCTCACCGCCTTCGGCTCCCACGGGGCCTTCGACTTGCAGGTCAAGGCCGTAGGCGATACCGAGATCGACGCCCACCACACCGTCGAGGACACCGCCATCGTACTGGGCTGGGCGCTCGCCGACGCGCTGGGGGAGAAGAAGGGCATCCGCCGCTTCGGCTCCTGCCTTTTGCCGATGGACGAGGCCCTAGTCGAGGGCGTGGTGGATGTGTCGGGCCGTCCGTACTTCGTCATGAATGGCGAGCCGGAGAATATGGAGTGGCAGATCATCGGCGGGCACTACGCCACCGTGATCAACCGCCACTTCTTCGAATCGCTGGCCCTCAACGCGCGGATCACCCTGCACGTCAACGTCCGCTACGGCCGCGATCCGCACCACGTCACGGAAGCGGAGTACAAGGCCTGCGCCCGCGCCCTGCGCGCGGCCACCGAGGCCGATCCCCGGATTAGCGGCGTGCCCTCCACTAAGGGTGCGCTCTAG
- the hisH gene encoding imidazole glycerol phosphate synthase subunit HisH — protein MKPRVALLDYGSGNLRSAHRALERVGAEVTVTSDPKVAVAADGLLVPGVGAFAACMQGLKAVRGERVIGERLAGDRPVMGICVGMQILFERGTEHGHAAAGCGEWPGEITRLEADILPHMGWNTVEIAKGSRLFDGIADATRFYFVHSYAARSWELNPEPPLPSPQVSWAQHGGDRFVAAVENGPLWATQFHPEKSGDAGAHLLENWLASFR, from the coding sequence ATGAAACCCCGCGTCGCACTCCTCGATTATGGCTCCGGCAACCTACGCTCCGCCCACCGGGCGTTGGAGCGCGTCGGCGCCGAGGTCACCGTCACCTCCGATCCCAAGGTCGCCGTCGCCGCCGACGGCCTACTCGTCCCCGGCGTCGGCGCCTTCGCCGCCTGCATGCAGGGGCTCAAAGCCGTCCGCGGCGAGCGCGTCATCGGCGAGCGCCTCGCCGGGGATCGCCCGGTGATGGGCATCTGCGTGGGTATGCAGATCCTCTTCGAGCGCGGCACCGAGCATGGGCACGCCGCCGCCGGCTGCGGCGAATGGCCCGGCGAGATCACCCGCCTAGAGGCGGACATCCTCCCGCACATGGGGTGGAACACGGTGGAGATCGCCAAAGGCTCGCGGCTTTTCGACGGCATCGCCGACGCCACCCGTTTCTACTTCGTCCACTCCTACGCCGCGCGTTCGTGGGAGCTCAACCCGGAACCTCCGCTGCCGTCGCCGCAGGTCAGCTGGGCACAGCACGGCGGGGACCGCTTCGTCGCCGCCGTGGAGAACGGCCCTTTGTGGGCCACCCAGTTCCACCCGGAGAAGTCCGGCGACGCGGGCGCGCACCTGCTGGAAAACTGGCTCGCGTCGTTCCGCTAG
- the priA gene encoding bifunctional 1-(5-phosphoribosyl)-5-((5-phosphoribosylamino)methylideneamino)imidazole-4-carboxamide isomerase/phosphoribosylanthranilate isomerase PriA — translation MTFTLLPAVDVVDGQAVRLDRGEAGTEKSYGSPLEAALNWQEQGAEWLHFVDLDAAFGRGSNHELMAEITRTLDIHVELTGGIRDDASLERALATGAERVNIGTAALQRPEWISRVIREHGERIGIDIAVTEVDGSYRTKGNGWVSDGGDLWEVLERLDAAGTRRFIVTDVSRDGMLSGANIELLRDVSAATDAAVTASGGISSLDDVLAVAEYADEGIDSVIIGKALYEKRFTLVEALAAVEKLG, via the coding sequence ATGACGTTTACACTCCTCCCCGCGGTCGACGTCGTCGACGGGCAGGCCGTCCGCCTCGATCGGGGCGAGGCCGGCACCGAGAAGTCTTATGGCAGCCCCTTAGAGGCGGCGCTTAACTGGCAGGAGCAGGGCGCCGAGTGGCTGCACTTCGTCGACTTGGACGCCGCCTTCGGCCGCGGCTCGAACCACGAGCTCATGGCCGAGATCACCCGCACGCTGGATATCCACGTGGAACTCACCGGCGGGATCCGCGACGACGCCTCCCTCGAGCGCGCCCTCGCTACCGGCGCCGAGCGCGTCAACATCGGCACCGCGGCCCTGCAGCGCCCGGAGTGGATCAGCCGGGTCATCCGTGAGCACGGCGAGCGCATCGGCATCGATATCGCCGTGACCGAAGTAGACGGCAGCTACCGCACGAAGGGTAACGGCTGGGTCTCCGACGGCGGCGATCTCTGGGAGGTCCTCGAGCGTCTCGACGCCGCCGGCACCCGCCGCTTCATCGTCACCGACGTCTCCCGCGACGGCATGCTCTCCGGCGCCAACATCGAGCTCTTAAGGGATGTCTCCGCCGCCACCGACGCCGCGGTCACCGCCTCTGGCGGGATCTCTTCGCTGGATGATGTCCTGGCGGTCGCCGAGTATGCCGACGAGGGCATCGACTCGGTGATCATCGGCAAGGCGCTCTACGAGAAGCGCTTCACCCTGGTGGAGGCGCTCGCGGCCGTCGAGAAGCTGGGGTAG